A region of Clostridia bacterium DNA encodes the following proteins:
- a CDS encoding thioesterase encodes MRKVWEESFSVKISEVDFKNRIKTGSLFSYMQEAAANHANNLELGYIQSFNNSELIWVLSRAKVKVYGIAGWKDELRVKTWPKGTDGLFAVRDFLIFKGNGELVCSATTSWLVLDKDTMRPKKMSDVIPEGIPINQQEHGIDEKLDKLKIECDLPEQSHITAAYSDIDVNRHVNNAKYIDWIMDSFFGDLSMQGQLDSLRIDLLSETKLGDKITIGKGIYPENHGVYFFQGMNHTTQKKAFTARLEWVFE; translated from the coding sequence AACCGGTTCATTGTTTAGCTACATGCAGGAGGCAGCTGCAAATCATGCAAACAATCTGGAACTTGGATATATACAGAGTTTTAATAATTCTGAACTTATATGGGTTTTGTCCAGAGCTAAAGTTAAAGTGTACGGTATTGCAGGCTGGAAAGACGAGTTAAGGGTAAAAACCTGGCCGAAAGGAACTGATGGCTTATTTGCCGTGAGAGATTTTTTAATATTCAAGGGAAACGGTGAGCTTGTGTGTTCAGCTACCACATCATGGCTGGTACTTGACAAGGATACAATGAGACCCAAAAAAATGTCAGATGTTATACCTGAGGGTATACCAATAAATCAGCAAGAACATGGGATTGATGAAAAGCTTGATAAATTGAAGATAGAATGTGACTTGCCGGAACAAAGTCATATTACTGCAGCTTATAGCGATATAGATGTAAATAGGCATGTTAATAATGCAAAATACATCGATTGGATAATGGACAGCTTTTTCGGGGATTTATCAATGCAGGGACAGCTGGATTCACTCAGGATAGACCTGCTGTCTGAAACCAAATTGGGGGATAAAATAACCATCGGTAAAGGGATTTATCCGGAAAACCATGGAGTATACTTTTTTCAGGGGATGAATCATACAACTCAAAAAAAGGCATTCACTGCAAGGTTGGAATGGGTTTTTGAATAA